A part of Denitratisoma oestradiolicum genomic DNA contains:
- the fliE gene encoding flagellar hook-basal body complex protein FliE, producing the protein MSIDTRNIDAMLAELRAASALTQSKPAGAVQEAGGPDFAQVLKGALEQVNQAQQSAKTMTEDFASGQNNVNLQDVMVNLQKANLSFQQMVQVRNKLVSAYHDIMNMQV; encoded by the coding sequence ATGTCCATTGACACGCGCAATATTGACGCCATGCTCGCCGAACTGAGGGCGGCATCCGCCCTGACCCAGAGCAAGCCGGCGGGCGCCGTCCAGGAGGCGGGCGGGCCCGATTTTGCCCAGGTGCTCAAGGGTGCCCTGGAGCAGGTCAATCAAGCCCAGCAAAGTGCCAAGACAATGACCGAGGACTTCGCCAGCGGACAGAACAACGTGAATCTTCAGGATGTCATGGTCAATCTGCAAAAGGCCAACCTGTCCTTCCAGCAGATGGTTCAGGTGCGCAACAAGCTGGTCTCCGCCTACCATGACATCATGAACATGCAGGTTTAG